The Colletotrichum higginsianum IMI 349063 chromosome 2, whole genome shotgun sequence genome has a segment encoding these proteins:
- a CDS encoding Pkd domain containing protein, which yields MRWLQTSVRAPAVALAALVLAKCSASAVNSTPACEIPTESGGSMLVTSTCIDPLYENPVIDVESDETAPGPHYRVSGHFFNTSTRFNFYFPPKDTWEGRFLQFAYPTQSENATNETIGFGLDSNAYTVQVTGTNGYRAEAAAAKFSRVVATQHYKTGNTTRIYGYVYGGSGGSNQVIGGIENTVGIWDGAVAMVQAVPVSAPNGPSVRAMAGLVLRNKSAEIQEVLRPGGNGDPFSIPTLTQVERSMLLEVTEFGVPVGTWEHFNEVANSSTLNILKNTFLKTLDSTYADDFWSKPGYLGTEQSPLGDVIRGALVDFSTTVQGVERDGSGMPVSIVLGTAPASVADIYGYDLTVFGLNGTKLGVISGTLYTHSKTMAFNDSTAAANDRTIQKQLAEGARIQIDNRWSLAAHPYYRHQVPQRAGFYGFDQFRTANGTLYPQRPLDTSKLLASSVAGGGHTGAIGCKLIVVQNLMDSDAFPWHADWYKSQVKQHLGDRFDDNYRLWYNDNAEHYYEERPLSRLAIIVPYNGIYQQALQDMMSWVEDGVPAPDATSYTVSADDNSVQLSPSAAERRGIQPVIDFLVNGGRHCNVKLGEAVTFRATVDTPPGTGEVVDVEWDLFSTGTFSHPGPAIAPNQTVRVEHTVTYNTTGDHVAIVRATSHRKGDPGAAYGRVMNLARVSVVVE from the coding sequence ATGAGGTGGCTTCAGACCTCCGTACGAGCCCCAGCCGTGGCTCTGGCCGCCTTGGTTTTGGCAAAATGCTCAGCCAGCGCCGTGAACTCTACACCTGCGTGCGAAATCCCCACCGAATCAGGCGGTTCTATGCTCGTTACCTCGACTTGTATCGATCCTCTCTACGAGAACCCTGTGATCGACGTCGAGTCCGACGAAACAGCCCCGGGCCCTCACTACCGCGTCTCGGGTCACTTCTTCAACACGTCCACTCGATTCAACTTTTACTTCCCCCCCAAGGACACCTGGGAAGGGCGGTTTCTCCAATTTGCGTATCCGACCCAGTCCGAGAACGCGACCAACGAGACCATCGGCTTCGGGCTGGACAGCAACGCTTACACCGTCCAGGTGACCGGCACGAACGGTTACCGCGCTGAGGCTGCGGCGGCAAAGTTCTCCAGGGTGGTCGCCACGCAGCATTACAAGACCGGCAACACTACCCGCATCTATGGCTATGTCTACGGTGGTAGCGGGGGCTCCAACCAGGTCATTGGCGGCATTGAGAATACCGTCGGAATCTGGGACGGCGCTGTTGCCATGGTGCAGGCCGTGCCCGTCTCTGCCCCTAACGGTCCGTCTGTCAGAGCCATGGCGGGACTTGTCTTGCGCAACAAGTCGGCCGAGATCCAAGAGGTCCTTCGACCAGGTGGCAACGGAGACCCCTTTTCCATCCCGACCCTGACCCAAGTCGAGCGATCGATGCTACTCGAAGTCACAGAATTCGGCGTGCCCGTCGGGACTTGGGAGCACTTCAACGAGGTGGCCAACAGTTCCACGTTGAACATTTTAAAGAACACTTTTCTCAAGACTCTCGACTCTACCTACGCAGACGATTTCTGGTCAAAGCCGGGCTACCTCGGAACCGAACAGAGccccctcggcgacgtcaTTAGAGGCGCGCTGGTTGACTTCAGCACGACTGTTCAGGGCGTCGAGCGGGATGGCAGTGGGATGCCGGTCAGCATCGTGCTGGGCACCGCGCCAGCATCTGTTGCCGACATATATGGCTACGACTTGACCGTCTTTGGACTCAACGGGACTAAGCTGGGAGTCATCAGCGGCACCTTGTACACGCACAGCAAGACCATGGCGTTCAACGACTCGacagccgccgccaacgaccgTACTATTCAGaagcagctcgccgagggcgccagAATACAGATCGATAACAGGTGGTCCCTTGCCGCGCACCCGTACTATAGACACCAGGTCCCGCAACGAGCGGGCTTCTACGGGTTCGATCAGTTCCGCACAGCGAACGGCACCCTCTACCCACAGCGCCCTCTTGACACGTCAAAGCTCCTGGCCTCGTCCGTGGCCGGCGGAGGCCACACCGGCGCGATAGGCTGCAagctcatcgtcgtccagaaCCTCATGGATAGCGATGCCTTCCCCTGGCACGCGGATTGGTACAAATCCCAGGTGAAGCAGCATCTCGGCGACCGCTTCGACGACAACTACCGCCTCTGGTACAACGACAATGCGGAGCACTACTACGAGGAGCGCCCCCTGAGTCGCCTCGCCATTATCGTGCCGTACAATGGCATCTACCAGCAAGCCCTCCAGGACATGATGTCCTGGGTCGAGGACGGAGTCCCCGCGCCTGACGCGACCTCGTACACCGtctccgccgacgacaacTCGGTCCAGCTTTCCCCCTCTGCGGCCGAGAGACGTGGCATCCAGCCAGTTATTGACTTCTTGGTCAACGGCGGCCGCCACTGCAACGTGAAGCTGGGGGAGGCGGTCACGTTTCGTGCCACCGTTGACACGCCCCCCGGCACGGGCGAGGTGGTGGATGTCGAGTGGGATCTCTTCTCGACGGGGACGTTCTCCCACCCTGGGCCTGCCATCGCCCCTAACCAGACCGTCCGTGTTGAGCACACGGTCACTTACAACACCACCGGTGACCACGTCGCCATTGTACGGGCCACTTCTCACCGTAAGGGAGACCCAGGAGCGGCTTACGGCAGAGTGATGAACCTAGCTCGTGTCAGTGTCGTCGTGGAGTAG
- a CDS encoding Cytochrome P450 — MTSSSTSTLLGAVALATVLFVLSRIRRGSPPRKPLKLPIIGDLHSSPRERPLLNWDEWARTNGPVAASKLFGIVPMVVLNTSAAATELFAKRSARYSNRPSSVSMEMITGSGPGKSRFTLMHDYDADLKLHHRMLSPSLGAVAAPRYQPLMELESKQFLVDLLSATAAASAAAAASRGGKDDDDDAVMESTEIHRLFERTQASVILGLHYGIRVPSVSDPVLSRIVDVHEKVTHVAANPSLVDFVPPLRHLPAFLSPWRRAADRLFRSQSELYLFLLYQGMNASGWNATRQARAVAAKHAGDAKGAGVPEMDLAFTLATSVQGGMETAPRQMMWLLVAAHANRDFLTRAHAVLDKFVGRKRLPRFADRPRLSYVDAIASEVMRWRPVAPGSIPRRADGEDEILGKRIVEGATLFANSWAIGRDKEVFGEEVGDLGDFVPERWLDVDGGMRTELPLAVFGHGRRSCLGKRVATDNIFMVFASLLWAFEIVPVEEVDTMAMDVAGFMTAPSGFRFGIRPRGPWVEEVIRSSWKGAETDLGRVMGEWSDIDTR, encoded by the coding sequence ATGACCAGCTCCTCCACTTCGACCCTGCTGGGGGCCGTCGCGCTGGCGACGGTTCTCTTCGTCCTCTCGCGAATCAGAAGGGGCAGCCCGCCTCGCAAACCGCTCAAGCTCCCAATCATCGGCGACCTCCACAGCTCGCCGCGGGAGAGGCCCCTCTTGAACTGGGACGAATGGGCCAGGACCAACGGGCCGGTGGCCGCGTCGAAGCTGTTCGGCATCGTCCCGATGGTGGTCCTCAACACctccgccgcggcgacggagcTCTTCGCGAAGCGCAGCGCGCGCTACAGCAACCGGCCGAGCTCAGTGAGCATGGAGATGATCACCGGGTCCGGCCCGGGCAAGTCCCGGTTCACCTTGATGCACGACTACGACGCCGACCTGAAGCTGCACCACCGCATGCTATCGCCCAGCCTcggggccgtcgccgcgccgcGGTACCAGCCCCTCATGGAGCTCGAGTCGAAGCAGTTCCTGGTCGATCTGCTGAGcgccacagcagcagcatcagcagcagcagcagcatcgcGGGGGGGcaaagacgacgacgacgacgcggtcATGGAGAGCACCGAAATCCACCGTCTCTTCGAGCGCACGCAGGCCAGCGTCATCCTGGGGCTGCACTACGGCATCCGCGTGCCGTCCGTCAGCGACCCCGTCCTTagccgcatcgtcgacgtgcACGAAAAGGTCacccacgtcgccgccaacccgAGCCTCGTCGACTTCGTCCCGCCCCTGCGCCACCTGCCAGCGTTCCTGTCTCCCtggcgccgcgccgccgacagGCTGTTTCGGTCGCAGAGCGAGCTCTACCTCTTCCTGCTGTACCAGGGCATGAACGCATCCGGCTGGAACGCCACGAGGCAGGCgcgcgccgttgccgccaaGCACGCCGGGGACGCGAAAGGGGCCGGCGTGCCGGAGATGGACCTCGCCTTCACGCTCGCGACCAGCGTCCAGGGCGGCATGGAGACCGCGCCCAGGCAGATGATGTGGCTCCTGGTCGCCGCGCACGCGAACCGGGACTTTCTGACGCGCGCGCACGCCGTCCTGGACAAGTTCGTCGGCAGGAAGAGGCTGCCGCGGTTCGCGGACCGGCCGAGGCTGTCGtacgtcgacgccatcgcgTCCGAGGTCATGCGGTGGCGGCCGGTGGCGCCCGGGAGCATCCCGCGGCGGGCGGACGGGGAGGACGAGATCCTCGGCAagcgcatcgtcgagggGGCGACGCTGTTCGCGAACTCGTGGGCCATCGGGCGGGACAAGGAGGTCTTTGGGGAGGAGGTGGGCGACCTCGGGGACTTCGTGCCGGAGAGGTGGCTGGACGTGGACGGCGGCATGCGCACCGAGCTCCCGCTGGCGGTCTTCGGCCACGGCAGGAGGAGCTGCCTGGGCAAGCGGGTGGCGACGGACAACATCTTCATGGTGTTTGCCAGCCTGCTGTGGGCGTTTGAGATCGTGCCcgtggaggaggtcgacACGATGGCCATGGACGTGGCGGGCTTCAtgacggcgccctcggggTTCAGGTTCGGCATCAGGCCGCGCGGGCCGTGGGTCGAGGAGGTGATCCGGAGCAGCTGGAAAGGGGCCGAGACGGACTTGGGCAGGGTCATGGGGGAGTGGTCAGACATTGATACCCGGTAG